Proteins from a single region of Aquirhabdus parva:
- a CDS encoding transporter — protein MIQAKQLRIALLAITTAISPFAQAIDLDAGDYDTAPAGTTAGLLYLQHAERGSLYSGSDKVAGHNELDSNIGIARLVHYTDISGILTLPQILLPFGQLKGKDDASGLGKASGFGDAILAIPTWLVNDTVNHTYFAIAPYLYLPTGNYDRNKALNLGENRYKGTLQVAYSTRLTPDIAWDVAGDVTVYGDNSDAVGGTLKQDLGYQLQTNARYFLSPKADLRAGISYADAGETKQNGIKSDATTQSKFWLGSAFWVAPKTQFILTYGRDIKVENGFKEDNRLNFRLLQIF, from the coding sequence ATGATTCAGGCTAAACAACTCCGTATTGCTTTACTTGCCATTACTACGGCAATTTCACCTTTTGCTCAAGCGATTGATCTTGATGCGGGGGACTATGACACTGCACCTGCTGGTACGACTGCAGGACTGCTCTATCTTCAGCATGCAGAGCGCGGCAGTCTTTATAGCGGTAGTGACAAGGTCGCTGGACATAATGAACTCGACTCTAATATCGGTATTGCGCGTCTAGTACATTACACTGATATCAGCGGCATATTAACACTGCCTCAAATCCTACTGCCTTTTGGCCAACTCAAAGGCAAAGACGATGCCAGTGGACTTGGCAAAGCTAGCGGATTTGGTGACGCGATTCTGGCAATTCCAACGTGGCTGGTGAATGACACAGTCAATCACACTTACTTTGCGATCGCCCCTTATCTCTACTTGCCAACAGGCAACTATGACCGCAACAAAGCCTTAAATCTGGGCGAAAATCGCTATAAAGGGACACTGCAAGTTGCCTACTCTACCCGTCTAACGCCAGATATTGCCTGGGATGTTGCAGGCGATGTCACTGTTTATGGCGATAACTCCGATGCCGTTGGTGGTACGTTAAAACAGGATTTGGGCTATCAGCTTCAAACCAACGCACGCTATTTCTTGAGCCCGAAAGCAGACCTCCGAGCAGGGATTTCCTATGCAGATGCCGGTGAAACCAAGCAAAATGGCATTAAAAGTGATGCGACGACCCAAAGTAAATTTTGGCTCGGTAGTGCTTTTTGGGTCGCGCCTAAAACCCAATTCATCTTGACGTATGGTCGTGATATAAAAGTTGAAAACGGCTTTAAAGAAGACAATCGTCTGAACTTCAGATTACTGCAGATATTTTAA
- a CDS encoding acyl-CoA dehydrogenase family protein, with protein sequence MTIDYNSVRADIRKLADESIRPNAAHIDETYTYPRQNLNALAKEGWNSIFLSKQDGGLGLDFVSFAIASEEIGHACASTGLVYVMHSGAFKTIQLYGNEDQKTRWLKTARDGLVGTYSTSEKASGGHWWYNFSEASRDGDDYLLNAEKSFTTSSGQADYYLVQTRTPGAKGPTEISFFIADGKHPGIKSGVWEALGVHGNHSGPIRYENVNVPQKDRLGEENQGKDIIYHGVSPVYLIGLGAVWHGVARAALEEVVKYATRTTHQDFNRSLSDYQVLRQQIGEAKILVSSLGPWQADLARQLNELEAAGRPQGEILLPLTEFKVHAAEVANKVARLALDISGGYGYKRGLLERLFRDARAGIGMGPSNNIAREWIGKGQVGLPLELFEAGGE encoded by the coding sequence TATACCTACCCTCGCCAAAACTTAAATGCTTTGGCAAAAGAAGGTTGGAATAGTATTTTTTTATCTAAACAAGACGGTGGACTCGGGCTTGATTTTGTTTCTTTTGCAATTGCATCTGAAGAAATCGGACATGCCTGTGCATCAACAGGTTTGGTGTATGTCATGCACTCAGGTGCATTTAAGACCATTCAATTATATGGCAATGAAGATCAAAAGACCCGTTGGCTGAAAACTGCACGTGATGGTTTAGTGGGCACCTACTCAACCAGTGAAAAAGCATCTGGTGGCCACTGGTGGTACAACTTTAGTGAAGCCTCCCGAGATGGCGATGACTATCTTTTAAATGCTGAAAAATCCTTTACCACGAGTTCAGGACAAGCAGATTACTACCTCGTACAAACACGTACACCAGGTGCAAAAGGGCCGACGGAGATTTCATTCTTTATCGCGGATGGTAAACATCCGGGCATTAAATCAGGTGTATGGGAGGCTCTAGGCGTCCATGGCAATCACAGTGGTCCGATCCGCTATGAAAACGTCAACGTGCCACAAAAAGATCGCCTAGGAGAAGAAAACCAAGGGAAAGACATCATCTATCACGGTGTTTCACCTGTTTATTTAATCGGCTTAGGAGCCGTTTGGCATGGTGTTGCCAGAGCAGCACTGGAAGAAGTGGTCAAATATGCGACTCGTACCACCCATCAAGACTTCAATCGCAGCCTGTCGGATTATCAAGTTCTCCGCCAACAAATCGGCGAAGCCAAAATTCTCGTTTCAAGTTTAGGCCCATGGCAAGCCGACCTTGCACGTCAACTCAATGAACTCGAAGCTGCAGGACGCCCTCAAGGTGAAATCTTACTACCACTCACCGAGTTTAAGGTCCATGCGGCAGAAGTTGCTAATAAAGTTGCACGCCTCGCACTCGATATCAGTGGTGGCTACGGCTACAAGCGCGGCCTGCTCGAACGCCTCTTCCGTGATGCACGTGCAGGTATTGGCATGGGTCCATCCAACAACATCGCCCGTGAATGGATTGGCAAAGGTCAAGTTGGCTTACCCCTTGAGCTATTTGAAGCTGGCGGCGAATAA